The following proteins are co-located in the Pyxicephalus adspersus chromosome Z, UCB_Pads_2.0, whole genome shotgun sequence genome:
- the ZDHHC9 gene encoding palmitoyltransferase ZDHHC9, which yields MSVMMVRKKVTRKWEKLPGKNTFCCDGRVMMARQKGIFYLTLILIMGTCSLFFAFECRYLAVQLSPAIPVFAAVLFLLSMATLLRTSFSDPGVIPRALPDEAAFIEMEIEAANGNVPQGQRPPPRIKNVQINNQIVKLKYCYTCKIFRPPRASHCSICDNCVERFDHHCPWVGNCVGKRNYRYFYLFILSLSLLTIYIFAFNIVYVVLNSLKVGFLNTLKESPGTVLEVFICFFTLWSVVGLTGFHTFLVSLNQTTNEDIKGSWTGKNRVQNPYSHANIVKNCCEVLCGPVQPSVLDRRGILQEPTSLPVQSEQENSNPQQDSVAAIPLMPTEASGKATAPEEQTNPNALEMTVKVPKQPEERPDTEK from the exons ATGTCTGTCATGATGGTGAGAAAGAAAGTGACTCGGAAATGGGAAAAATTACCCGGCAAAAACACCTTCTGCTGCGACGGGCGTGTCATGATGGCCAGACAGAAAGGAATCTTCTACCTGACGCTCATTCTCATCATGGGGACATGCtcacttttctttgcttttga GTGTCGCTATCTAGCGGTGCAGCTTTCCCCGGCAATCCCAGTGTTTGCAGCTGTTCTCTTCCTTTTATCCATGGCCACTCTGTTACGGACAAGTTTTAGTGATCCCGGGGTCATACCCCGGGCATTGCCGGATGAGGCGGCTTTCATTGAAATGGAGATTG AGGCAGCCAATGGAAATGTGCCACAAGGTCAGCGCCCGCCACCTCGTATTAAGAATGTCCAAATCAACAATCAGATCGTTAAGCTGAAATATTGCTACACGTGCAAGATCTTCCGGCCTCCTCGAGCGTCGCACTGCAGTATTTGCGATAATTGTGTGG AGCGTTTTGACCATCACTGTCCATGGGTGGGGAACTGCGTTGGAAAGAGGAATTATCGCTACTTCTACCTCTTCATCCTGTCCTTGTCCCTTCTGACCATTTACATATTCGCCTTCAACATCGTCTATGTTGTTCTAA ATTCTTTAAAAGTTGGCTTCCTGAATACACTGAAAGAAAGTCCAGGA ACTGTCCTGGAAGTGTTTATCTGTTTCTTCACACTATGGTCTGTGGTGGGATTAACTGGATTCCATACATTCCTGGTATCTCTGAACCAGACGACCAATGAAGAT ATTAAAGGGTCTTGGACAGGTAAAAATCGCGTACAGAACCCGTATAGTCATGCCAACATTGTGAAGAATTGCTGCGAAGTGTTGTGCGGTCCAGTTCAGCCCAG TGTGCTGGACAGAAGAGGGATTTTACAGGAGCCTACAAGTCTTCCAGTACAGTCTGAGCAGGAAAACAGCAACCCTCAGCAAGATTCT GTGGCTGCCATCCCGTTGATGCCAACAGAAGCCTCTGGAAAGGCCACGGCCCCTGAAGAACAAACCAATCCCAACGCTCTGGAAATGACTGTCAAGGTCCCCAAACAGCCAGAAGAAAGGCCGGATACAGAAAAGTAA